From a region of the Triticum aestivum cultivar Chinese Spring chromosome 7D, IWGSC CS RefSeq v2.1, whole genome shotgun sequence genome:
- the LOC123171193 gene encoding probable LRR receptor-like serine/threonine-protein kinase At1g05700 yields the protein MDISWSADASMGVGVDTKYSLALYFAELEAVQGLRQFDVSVDNNQLVAAFSPTYLLANVIPAIVQGSGEHSISLLATSKSVLPPLINAMEIFMVWPLNESTTASLDANAMVAIQTKFKVKRNWVGDPCAPISFAWYGLDCSYTPDGPPRIIAINLSSSGLVGEIDASFGQLTLLQRLDLSHNNLSGTIPYFLGQVPSLTFLDLSSNDLNGPIPMNLLEKSQDGFLTLRIDNNPNLCGSPPCNTFPNKKKKPKSILQIVVPVIGALLLVALLALVVWSRRKKRPDVPRSANQFENWSFKSKELKIITNNFNTCVFWSCVFWLFGEWNSCCSEDAVRDIFTRDRKHLSLVYEYMDGGNLQDRLRGQESPNWLQRLKIALDSAYGLEYLHKSCSPPLIHRDVKTGNILLTSNLEAKLSDFGLTRAFSSGTRTHTTTQPAGTLGYLDPEYYATSHLSEKSDVYSFGVVLLVLITGQPAIIIISDTERTNISHWARHRLSEGDIDSVTDPTIRGDRDINSVWKVAELALRCTEHTGRDRPTMVEVVEGIKESLQLETSSRSRRCSSDGTGGLEFSDCETVGALETELIGETSAH from the exons ATGGACATATCCTGGAGTGCAGATGCATCCATGGGTGTTGGTGTTGACACCAAGTACTCTCTTGCACTATACTTTGCTGAACTAGAGGCTGTCCAAGGGTTGAGGCAATTTGATGTATCCGTGGACAACAACCAATTAGTTGCTGCATTCAGTCCAACCTACTTGCTTGCTAATGTTATCCCAGCGATTGTGCAAGGCTCAGGCGAGCACAGCATCTCCCTCCTGGCAACATCAAAATCTGTGCTCCCGCCTTTGATCAACGCTATGGAGATATTCATGGTGTGGCCCCTGAATGAATCTACTACTGCATCTTTAGATG CCAATGCTATGGTGGCAATCCAGACGAAGTTTAAGGTGAAGAGAAACTGGGTGGGTGATCCGTGTGCCCCAATATCTTTTGCATGGTATGGCTTGGATTGCAGTTACACTCCCGATGGTCCGCCAAGAATAATTGCCAT AAACTTGTCATCCAGCGGGTTGGTTGGTGAAATAGATGCTTCCTTTGGCCAGCTAACATTGCTCCAACGCTT GGATCTATCTCATAACAATCTATCGGGAACAATACCTTATTTTCTGGGTCAAGTGCCATCACTTACATTTCT GGATTTGTCAAGCAACGACCTCAATGGACCAATTCCTATGAACCTGCTAGAAAAATCTCAGGACGGATTTCTGACACTGAG GATCGACAATAACCCAAACCTATGTGGAAGTCCTCCTTGCAACACGTTTCCAAACAAAAAGAAGAAACCAAAATCTATACTCCAGATTGTTGTTCCTGTAATTGGCGCTCTACTTCTTGTGGCTCTGCTTGCGCTTGTCGTTTGGTCTAGAAGGAAGAAGAGACCAG ATGTGCCTCGTTCCGCTAATCAGTTCGAGAACTGGAGCTTCAAGTCCAAGGAACTCAAGATCATTACCAATAACTTCAACACCTGTGTATTTTGGTCCTGTGTATTTTGGCTGTTTGGAGAATGGAACTCCTGTTGCAGTGAAGATGCTGTCAGAGACATCTTCACAAG GGATAGAAAACATCTAAGCCTAGTCTATGAGTACATGGATGGAGGAAACCTGCAGGACCGGCTCAGAG GTCAAGAATCCCCTAACTGGCTGCAACGCCTTAAGATCGCATTGGACTCTGCCTACG GACTGGAATACCTGCACAAATCCTGCAGCCCACCCTTGATTCATAGAGACGTGAAGACTGGGAATATCCTACTTACTTCAAATCTGGAGGCAAAATTATCGGATTTTGGCCTTACAAGGGCTTTCAGCAGTGGTACGAGAACACACACAACCACCCAACCAGCTGGTACCCTAGGTTACCTGGACCCAGA GTACTACGCGACCTCTCATCTGAGCGAGAAGAGTGACGTGTACAGCTTTGGTGTCGTTCTCCTGGTGCTCATCACAGGCCAGCcagccatcatcatcatcagcgaCACAGAGAGAACCAACATCTCTCATTGGGCACGCCACAGGCTCTCTGAAGGTGACATCGACAGCGTGACCGACCCGACGATAAGAGGAGACCGCGACATCAACTCTGTGTGGAAGGTGGCGGAGCTGGCCCTGCGGTGCACGGAGCACACGGGGCGGGACCGGCCAACGATGGTGGAGGTCGTGGAGGGGATCAAAGAGAGCTTGCAGCTGGAGACCTCTTCGCGCTCCAGGAGATGCAGCTCGGATGGAACAGGCGGTTTGGAGTTTTCGGACTGCGAGACTGTTGGTGCGCTCGAGACAGAACTAATTGGAGAAACATCAGCGCATTAA